The genomic interval AAGCCATCGAGTTCGGCCATAGAGAAATCATCCGGATTGTGGAGATTCAGGAGGAACTTCAGCGCCGTGTCAATCCGGTGAAAAGGGTCCTTGAAACACCCGTCCCTGATGAAGCCGGGAAACAACTTGAAGCGGAGATTCGCTCCGCTGCCGCGGAGATGATCCGGTCTGTGAATGCCACACCGGGGAAACATGCCCGTCAGAAGGAGCTCGACGACGTCCTTCAGGAAATGATCAAAAGGTTCGATGATGAAACCGGGTCGAAGAAGGCCTTCATCAGCGGAGTCTGTTCCGAAATAGAGAGGGAAGACTTAAGAAGGCTGATCATACAAGAGAAGAAGCGGGTGGACGGACGCTCATTCAATGAGGTGCGTCCCATTAGCTGCCGGGTTGGTTTTCTTCCCAGGACACACGGATCCGCCCTGTTCACTCGAGGGGAGACGCAGTCCATCGTGGTCACGACCCTGGGAACCTCCTCGGATGAACAGCGCATCGACGCCCTGGAGGGCGAATCGACCAAACGCTTCATGCTTCATTACAATTTCCCGCCCTATAGCGTGGGAGAGGCCAAGATGCTTCGCGGACCCGGCAGGCGGGAAGTCGGACACGGCGCCCTGGCCGAACGGGCATTGACCCCGGTCATCCCTGATGAAGAAAAATTTCCATATACCATACGGATCGTCTCGGAGATCACCGAATCCAACGGGTCGTCCTCCATGGCCACGGTCTGCGGCGGCACATTATCCCTCATGGATGCAGGGGTCCCGATCGCCTCACCGGTTTCAGGTATCGCCATGGGGTTGATCAAGGAGGGTGACGACGTCATCATCCTCTCGGACATCCTCGGCGCTGAGGACCATTTCGGAGATATGGACTTCAAGGTGACAGGGACGGAAAAAGGCGTGACGGCCCTACAGATGGATATCAAGATATCCGGAGTGGACAGGGAAATCATGTCCAGGGCCCTGGCACAGGCCAGGGAAGGACGGATCTTTATCCTGAAGAAGATGCTTGAGGCCCTCCCTGTACCCAGGGAAAATATTTCGGTTCTCGCTCCGAGAATCGTGACCATCAAGATTCATCCGGACAAGATCCGGGAGGTGATCGGCCCCGGAGGCAAGATGATCCGGAGCATTGTGGAGCAGACCGGCGCGAAAATCGACATCGAGGACGATGGAACCGTCAAGATCGCCTCTGCGGATTCTGAGGCATGCGAGAATGCCATCAAGATCATCCGGGACCTGACCCAGGAGGCCCAGGTAGGGAAGATCTATCTTGGGACGGTCAGGAAGATCATGGATTTCGGGGCCTTTGTGGAGATCTTTCCGGGCACAGACGGCCTGGTGCACATCTCGCAGCTGGCTGATTTCCGGGTCAACCGGGTGGAAGACGTGCTCAAGGAAGGCGATCAGACCCTGGTCAAGGTTCTGGAAATCGACCGGCAGGGAAAGATACGGCTGAGCCGCAAGGAAGCCATGCCCGAGAAGGAAAAGAAAAAATAAAAACATCCTTGCGACAACAAGAGGGGGGGATACCCACTCTTGTTGTCGTAAGAATCATGCCTTTAAAAACGGCGCAAGACGTCTTAGAACTGACCTCATGAAGATCATTCAGGTCCAGATATGTAAGAGAGAAAACTGCCGCGACCTTCAGATGCCCGCGTATATGTCCGAACATGCCTCAGGAATGGATCTTCTCGCAGCCATACAGGAACAAGAGATCATAGAGCCCGGTGAGTGCAAGCGGATTCCTACAGGAATTTTTATTGCGCTGCCGGAAGGCGTTGAGGCTCAGATCAGGCCCAGGAGCGGTCTGGCCTTGAAGCATGGGATCACCCTCCTCAACTCACCAGGCACCATAGATTCGGATTACCGTGGAGAAATCGGGGTACTGATGATCAATCACGGCCCGGAACCATTCACCGTACGCAGGGGAGACCGGATCGCACAGATGGTGATCGTTCCGGTGTTCAGGGCCGAGTGGGTCCAGGTGCAGGTCCTTCCGGAGACCGGAAGGGCTTCAGGCGGATTCGGGCATACGGGAATTCGAGAGGGCGATTTCAAGGGGATCGATTGATGGACGACGCTATCCGGGAAAAAGCCTTGAAGATCCGTTGGATCATACTCGACGTGGACGGGGTCATGACCGACGGCGGCATCACCTATGACGCACATGGGCTGGAGACCAAAACTTTTCATGTCCGTGACGGCCATGGGATCAAGCTTGCCCAACGGGCAGGCCTCCGTTTTGCGATCATCACCGGAAGGGAGTCCCCGGTTGTGAATCTGAGGGCCAGGGAACTGGGGATCGAAGAGGTCCGCCAGGGGGCAAAGAGAAAAATCGAGGCCTATGACGAAATTATCGGAAAATGGGATCTGACAGATGAGGAGGCTGCCTATATCGGGGATGATCTCATCGATCTTCCGATTTTTCGGCGTGCCGGTCTTTCCGCCGCGGTGGCCGATGCCGACCTGGAGACCAGGGGACAGGCCGATCTTATTCTCTCGCATCCGGGCGGCCGCGGCGCCGTACGTGAATTCATCGAGATCATCCTCCAAGCCCAGAACAAATGGAAAGAGGTTACGGAGAGATACTATTCGTAATTCCGGTGAAGGAAATTGGGCTCTTCGCGTAAGAGTGTGGGTTGATTCCAATAAAAAAAACACTATACGGCCAACATGTCTTCAGATGCTCATGATCCATTAGCCAGTCCGAAAGCCCCCTGAATTCTTCTTCAGTAATCACTTTACCCCCGGCAAAGCCGGGAGTAAAGTGATTCTTTCGATGAAGACACCAGAGGGGATAAGAGCGGTATATTTTTATTAGTCGGGCAGGAAAGAATAGAGATGGTTCAAAAAATCTCCCCTTGCCTGCCTGCTGTGTCGGTAGACAGGTGGCCCCGCGCGCCTGTCTGCGTGCTACCACACAGCACAGGCAGGCGCATTAAAAAGCTGATCCACCCTATTCGCCTCCCCTTTGTAAGGGGAGGATAGGTGGGGTAGATCCAGGGGGGGGCTACCTCCCCATTCCCCTCCTTACAAAGGAGGGGGAAATGAAATTCCTCCCGTCGCCTGCCCTGAGCGCAGTCGAAGGGGCAAAGGGAGGTTAGATCCTGCCCTCGAATGGGTTGATCGGCCGATGGCTCGTAGAGGGGAGGGATTCTCTACATGATGTCGTTTCTATTATGAGAACCTTAATATATGAGGAGTGAATATCTGGATTCCCCGATCAAGTCGGGGAATGACGGGGTTGGCTGTGGGGAATGACGGGACTGGCTGTCGGGGAATGACAGGGTTTGTTAGGGAGGGATTCCCCTCTTGTCCGGATCAAGACCCAGAAGGCCTTTCTCTGAAAACCCGCAGATAATTAACCAGGTTCCATCGCTCCTGAGGGGAAATCCTTTTCTGAAAGGAGGGCATGGTCCCGAAGCCGAAGGTGATCCGGATAAAGATGTCCGCATCCTTCATCTGCTGTATTCTTTGCTCATGGAGATTGGCCGGCTGAGGCAGAAACTTTTTTCCTACAGGACCGTCTCCAAACCCCTGCTTCCCGTGGCACATGGCGCAGTTGATCTCGAAGAGGGTCTCCCCCCGCTGAACCGATGCATCATTCACCGGTACAGGATTGATCAGCGTCTCTCCGGGGATCAAGACTTCCTTCCCTTGAATGGGCATGGATTCATCCGGTGATGAGAGCCTCGGCCCCTCCTGGGCCTTGAAGGACGGCTGATCTTCCATGTCATGGCATCCCACAATGCCGAACAGGAATTCCGTTATGAGCAGAAACCGGATAGAGAAAATGAAGCGCCTCATTTCTCGTCCTCCCCATACGTGCCTTCGGCAAGCCGGACCCTCACGGCCCCGGCCTTCTGCATGATCTCCCTGGCCTTGTCCTGCTGGTTCCGGTCCCTGCAGTCAACCAAGATCCCGATCAGTCCCCGTGATATCTCCGGATCATACAGGCGTTTTTTGAATTTAGGGAGCCCCATCTCCAGAAACATGCCGCCGATGGTTCCAAGAATGGCGAAGAGCATCATGAATTCATAGGTAATGATCCCTACGGGGAAAAGCGATATGATGGGCTTGTCCCCAGTATAAAGGGGATAGAGCCAGGCCGTAAGGACCGACAGGGAGAAACCAAGAATTATTCCCACCGCTCCGCCGGTTAGGGAGATCCAGCGGAAATAGGAGCGCCTCTCCTCCTTGACGATCACACCGTTCGGATACGGGGCGGAAGAGAGCGAGGTCATGGCCTTTTCATCCATGCCGCTCTGGATCAGGGCCTCCACGGCCCCGGCTGCGGTCTGCGGGTCTTTAAAAAGTCCCAGGGTTTCCATCCTGCTGTTCCTCCGTAATATGTGTATTCAAGGTCGTCCGGCCAAGCTGAGTCTTTGACCGCAAGATTTCGCCCTCCATCACATCGTTGATGGAGACAATGGGAAAGAACTTGGAAAAGAGTGTGTACAGGAGGGCGAATCCTGCAAATGCAGCAGCCATGATCGAGATCTCCACCCATGTGGGGTGGTAGACCCCCCAGATGAAAGGGACGTTCCTGTGAGAGAGGGTCGGGACCACAATCAGGAACCGCTCGATGAACATCCCCACGTTCACAAAAAGAGAGATGATCAGTATGGCCGGAATGGATCTTCGCACCTTTTTGAAGCAGAGCGCAGGAATCGTGATGCAGGAGTTCCCGAGCACCATGAGGCCGAGAAGATACCAGTACCGCTCTGCGATGAAGGTAAAGACCTCCCACTCGATGGGCTTGTGCCCGTACCAGGTCGTCAGAACCTCGGAAAAATAGAAATAGGTCCATAAGAGGGAGACGACGAGGAGGATCTTCCCCATATTGTCGAAATGGATCGGACGCAGATACGCCTCCAGATGAAAGGCCTTGCGGATCACCACCATGACCGTGATCACGGCGGCCACGCCCGAGAAGATAGCCCCGATCACGAAATACGGAGCGAAGATGGTGCTGTGCCAACCCGGCACCAGGGTCATGGCGAAGTCCCAGGAGACGATGGAATGGACCGAGACGGCCACCGGGATGATCAGGACCGCCATGAGTGTGGATGCCTTGGCGAAGACGCGCCACTCGTGTGCCGATCCTCGCCATCCCATGGCAAGGACCGAATAGAGCTGCTTCCTCCAGCCCGAAGACCGGTCCCGTACGATAGCAAGATCAGGGAGCATCCCAAGGTAGAGAAAGAGCGAACTCCCGATGATATAGGTGGTAATGGCTATGATATCCCAGAGCAGGGGCGAGCGGAAGTTGGGCCAGAGGCCCCGCTGATTGGGGATGGGGAGAAAGTAGAGGAGCTTCCAGGGACGGCCCAGATGGATCATGGGGAAGGTCCCGGCCACCAGGATCGTAAAAACGGTCAAGGCCTCGGCCCCCCGCAGGATCGGCCTTCGCCAGTTGGCCTTGGCAAGGCGGAGAATCGCGGAGA from Nitrospirae bacterium CG2_30_53_67 carries:
- a CDS encoding polyribonucleotide nucleotidyltransferase, with the protein product MIHKLETMVGGRLLSIETGNVAKQASGAVMARYGDTMVLVTAVSDHNERQGVDFLPLTIQYQEKFYAAGKIPGGFFKREGRPTEFETLSSRLIDRPLRPLFPKNYFFETQVIATVLSADQQNYPDTIALIGASAALAISDVPFKGPVGGVRVGRINGEFVINPTYSRMADSELNLIVAGTREAVTMVEAGARELPEEVMAEAIEFGHREIIRIVEIQEELQRRVNPVKRVLETPVPDEAGKQLEAEIRSAAAEMIRSVNATPGKHARQKELDDVLQEMIKRFDDETGSKKAFISGVCSEIEREDLRRLIIQEKKRVDGRSFNEVRPISCRVGFLPRTHGSALFTRGETQSIVVTTLGTSSDEQRIDALEGESTKRFMLHYNFPPYSVGEAKMLRGPGRREVGHGALAERALTPVIPDEEKFPYTIRIVSEITESNGSSSMATVCGGTLSLMDAGVPIASPVSGIAMGLIKEGDDVIILSDILGAEDHFGDMDFKVTGTEKGVTALQMDIKISGVDREIMSRALAQAREGRIFILKKMLEALPVPRENISVLAPRIVTIKIHPDKIREVIGPGGKMIRSIVEQTGAKIDIEDDGTVKIASADSEACENAIKIIRDLTQEAQVGKIYLGTVRKIMDFGAFVEIFPGTDGLVHISQLADFRVNRVEDVLKEGDQTLVKVLEIDRQGKIRLSRKEAMPEKEKKK
- a CDS encoding deoxyuridine 5'-triphosphate nucleotidohydrolase, which gives rise to MKIIQVQICKRENCRDLQMPAYMSEHASGMDLLAAIQEQEIIEPGECKRIPTGIFIALPEGVEAQIRPRSGLALKHGITLLNSPGTIDSDYRGEIGVLMINHGPEPFTVRRGDRIAQMVIVPVFRAEWVQVQVLPETGRASGGFGHTGIREGDFKGID
- a CDS encoding phenylphosphate carboxylase subunit delta, encoding MREKALKIRWIILDVDGVMTDGGITYDAHGLETKTFHVRDGHGIKLAQRAGLRFAIITGRESPVVNLRARELGIEEVRQGAKRKIEAYDEIIGKWDLTDEEAAYIGDDLIDLPIFRRAGLSAAVADADLETRGQADLILSHPGGRGAVREFIEIILQAQNKWKEVTERYYS
- a CDS encoding polysulfide reductase produces the protein MSDDRDLVSKDTKTIQQELTSSMNPPTWKWFLLVGFLGLIVIWGGIAWGYQIKVGMGAAGINLPVMWGFYIVSFVFWVGLSHSGTMVSAILRLAKANWRRPILRGAEALTVFTILVAGTFPMIHLGRPWKLLYFLPIPNQRGLWPNFRSPLLWDIIAITTYIIGSSLFLYLGMLPDLAIVRDRSSGWRKQLYSVLAMGWRGSAHEWRVFAKASTLMAVLIIPVAVSVHSIVSWDFAMTLVPGWHSTIFAPYFVIGAIFSGVAAVITVMVVIRKAFHLEAYLRPIHFDNMGKILLVVSLLWTYFYFSEVLTTWYGHKPIEWEVFTFIAERYWYLLGLMVLGNSCITIPALCFKKVRRSIPAILIISLFVNVGMFIERFLIVVPTLSHRNVPFIWGVYHPTWVEISIMAAAFAGFALLYTLFSKFFPIVSINDVMEGEILRSKTQLGRTTLNTHITEEQQDGNPGTF